The following proteins are encoded in a genomic region of Fundidesulfovibrio soli:
- a CDS encoding universal stress protein — protein MSILLALDESTQAMDEAVRLSRERGEPLMALFVLDGNWSDYTGHDWLSGSTVRGSYIEYAGQEDVKDSERLTAELRSRAEGIELEVKVVQGVVREELLKEARTGGYGLMVMAHPFWRGTATVRDTAKDLLGKLPCSLFLVNTPVRQI, from the coding sequence ATGAGCATTCTGTTGGCTCTGGATGAATCCACCCAGGCCATGGACGAAGCCGTGAGGCTCTCCCGCGAACGGGGGGAGCCTCTCATGGCCTTGTTCGTGCTCGACGGCAACTGGAGCGACTACACCGGCCACGACTGGCTCTCCGGATCCACAGTACGCGGCAGCTACATCGAGTACGCCGGGCAGGAGGACGTGAAGGACTCCGAGAGGCTCACGGCTGAGTTGCGCTCCAGGGCCGAGGGCATCGAACTGGAGGTGAAGGTCGTCCAGGGCGTGGTGCGCGAGGAACTCCTCAAGGAGGCCCGGACAGGAGGCTACGGCCTGATGGTGATGGCCCACCCCTTCTGGCGCGGTACGGCGACAGTGCGCGACACCGCCAAAGACCTCCTGGGCAAGCTCCCATGTTCGCTGTTCCTGGTGAATACGCCCGTTCGCCAGATTTAA
- a CDS encoding biotin/lipoyl-binding protein — protein sequence MSQAAAKSGKLTVFKTDRHEDFGAICFAVLVAASVMIYMAFFLDKVTIKAPADGKLVEMKVAMGDTIKEGQPLYTYETVKKKFVEGKLEESKATETFKSKTPGKVLELKKKPGDAFKKGNGLLVVEHVKGTLP from the coding sequence ATGTCTCAAGCTGCTGCGAAGAGCGGAAAGCTCACCGTTTTCAAGACTGACCGTCACGAGGACTTCGGGGCCATCTGCTTCGCCGTCCTGGTGGCCGCCTCGGTGATGATCTACATGGCCTTTTTCCTGGACAAAGTGACCATCAAAGCCCCCGCGGACGGCAAGCTCGTCGAGATGAAGGTGGCCATGGGCGACACCATCAAGGAAGGACAGCCCCTGTACACCTATGAAACCGTGAAGAAGAAATTCGTCGAGGGCAAGCTGGAGGAGAGCAAGGCCACCGAGACTTTCAAGTCCAAGACTCCAGGCAAGGTTCTGGAACTCAAGAAGAAACCTGGCGACGCCTTCAAGAAGGGCAACGGCCTGCTGGTGGTGGAGCATGTAAAGGGGACGCTTCCCTAA
- a CDS encoding YeiH family protein yields the protein MENKGAAGGLLGIVPGLALMVGTFLFANWAEEALKPVDFLGYKQFFSRVLNLNYIIISIVMGVLYRNVIFRGTIPAFLADGFRTTRLFIKTGVIMLGSIYTLGGLAKLGFQAAFLISVFVFGSVVLVMWLGKRLNMDRSLIGVMCAACGVCGVSAAVATSPGVKAKPAEVALAIATILGFGVLTMFISPYLGNLFHFSDYQYGVWVGTGILNSGQVLAACLAFNPLVAPGTAVAYGELWNVMRVIIIPFVVFVITVWYWSGNKDDVEAQNVSLWQILKSKFPIFVLGFVGMTVLSSLGLLGQEGSETSHLLRTLMQWIFGIGMVGLGAYIDFGEIKAAGGKPLIVGLTAGTIKYVLALIMVLTIIPKSAPF from the coding sequence ATGGAAAATAAAGGTGCAGCCGGCGGTCTCTTGGGCATCGTGCCGGGCCTTGCCCTGATGGTAGGCACGTTCCTGTTTGCCAACTGGGCCGAGGAGGCGCTGAAGCCGGTCGACTTCTTAGGCTACAAGCAATTCTTCTCGCGCGTTCTCAACCTGAACTACATCATCATTTCCATCGTCATGGGCGTGTTGTACCGCAACGTCATTTTCAGGGGCACGATTCCCGCGTTCCTGGCCGATGGTTTCCGCACCACGCGCCTGTTCATCAAGACCGGCGTCATCATGCTGGGCTCCATCTACACCCTGGGCGGCCTGGCCAAACTGGGATTCCAGGCGGCGTTCCTGATCTCGGTGTTCGTGTTCGGCTCGGTGGTGCTGGTCATGTGGCTGGGCAAGCGCCTGAACATGGACCGCTCCCTCATCGGCGTCATGTGCGCTGCCTGCGGCGTGTGCGGCGTTTCGGCCGCGGTGGCCACCAGTCCCGGCGTCAAGGCCAAGCCGGCCGAGGTGGCTCTGGCCATCGCCACCATCCTTGGCTTCGGCGTGCTGACCATGTTCATCTCCCCCTACCTGGGCAACCTGTTCCACTTCTCCGACTACCAGTACGGCGTGTGGGTCGGCACGGGCATCCTGAACTCCGGCCAGGTGCTGGCCGCCTGTCTGGCCTTCAACCCGCTGGTGGCTCCCGGCACGGCCGTGGCTTACGGCGAGTTGTGGAACGTGATGCGCGTCATCATCATCCCCTTCGTGGTCTTCGTGATCACCGTCTGGTACTGGAGCGGCAACAAGGACGACGTAGAGGCCCAGAACGTGAGCTTGTGGCAGATTCTCAAATCCAAGTTCCCCATCTTCGTGCTGGGTTTCGTGGGCATGACCGTGCTGTCCTCCCTGGGTCTTCTGGGCCAGGAAGGCTCCGAGACCTCCCATCTGCTGCGCACCCTGATGCAGTGGATCTTCGGCATCGGAATGGTGGGCCTGGGCGCCTACATCGACTTCGGCGAGATCAAGGCCGCCGGAGGCAAGCCCCTGATCGTCGGCCTCACCGCCGGAACGATCAAGTACGTGCTGGCGCTCATCATGGTCCTGACCATCATCCCCAAGTCCGCCCCGTTCTAG
- a CDS encoding universal stress protein, translating to MKGGCTMNVLVAHDGSVQAAKALDVAIRIAGGLGGKVDIVTVVPDLCLATEELSNEDCDLVASSLNTEARGLMKKVSDALASKGIKAEIVIKNGRPAEAIVEAARELKSELIVVGSHGKHGAAKMFLGSVSSRVAGLADVNTLIVK from the coding sequence ATGAAAGGAGGTTGCACGATGAATGTTCTTGTTGCTCACGACGGTTCTGTCCAAGCTGCCAAGGCCCTGGATGTCGCTATCCGGATTGCCGGTGGATTAGGCGGCAAAGTGGATATCGTCACCGTGGTGCCGGACTTGTGCCTAGCGACGGAAGAACTCTCCAACGAGGACTGCGACCTGGTCGCCAGCAGCCTGAACACTGAGGCCAGGGGCCTGATGAAGAAGGTTTCCGATGCGTTGGCCTCCAAAGGCATCAAGGCGGAGATCGTCATCAAGAACGGCCGCCCTGCCGAGGCCATCGTGGAAGCCGCCCGGGAGTTGAAGTCGGAGCTTATCGTGGTGGGCAGCCACGGCAAGCACGGCGCGGCGAAGATGTTTCTTGGCTCGGTATCTTCGCGGGTGGCGGGTTTGGCGGACGTGAACACTCTGATCGTGAAGTAG
- a CDS encoding substrate-binding periplasmic protein — protein sequence MDVFYIDYPPYYYSAQGEPKGILLERAIRAINCAKIDFTLTELPSNRALDGVKLGHNAMSIGWFKTQERESFAKFSIPIYQNKPQAAIFKKENAQAFAPFTSLSELIVKSKLVLGVVAGHSEGKIVDDIIRMNPTNVFRVNAEQMNIIAMLDAGRFDYILLPPEEFDNLVITRRLNSADYVLKCLDDIPPGNKRHLIFSRDVSDEVIEAINRCIADDDPSN from the coding sequence ATGGATGTTTTCTATATTGACTACCCGCCGTACTATTACAGCGCCCAGGGGGAGCCGAAGGGCATCCTGCTGGAAAGGGCGATCAGGGCGATCAATTGTGCCAAGATCGACTTCACGCTGACCGAGCTGCCGTCGAACCGTGCGTTGGACGGGGTCAAGCTCGGACACAACGCGATGTCCATCGGCTGGTTCAAAACGCAGGAGCGGGAATCATTCGCCAAATTTTCCATTCCAATCTATCAAAACAAGCCACAGGCTGCGATATTCAAGAAAGAAAATGCACAAGCCTTTGCACCGTTCACAAGCCTGTCTGAGCTGATCGTGAAGTCGAAGCTGGTCCTTGGAGTCGTCGCAGGCCACTCCGAAGGCAAGATTGTCGACGACATCATCAGGATGAACCCGACAAACGTCTTCCGTGTGAACGCCGAACAGATGAACATCATAGCGATGCTCGATGCCGGCAGGTTCGACTACATCCTCCTGCCCCCCGAAGAATTCGACAACCTCGTCATCACACGCAGGCTCAACTCCGCCGACTACGTTCTGAAGTGCCTGGACGACATCCCCCCGGGGAACAAGCGGCACCTCATATTTTCCCGTGATGTGAGCGACGAGGTCATCGAGGCCATCAACCGCTGCATCGCAGACGACGACCCCTCCAATTGA
- a CDS encoding sigma 54-interacting transcriptional regulator, with the protein MSDPHVCDPASFQTILDAAPIGLMVVDALGLIRFANEPVEAFLETPKGGLAGKNLSLVLPSSLATQVLATGKPVYGQMLALDNAVLMANHAPLYDSGQLSGVISVFQDTTILENASCELHYVKDHIKELSAIINSSYDGMFITDGAGNVLLLNEAYQRMTGIEAEEVLGKNMQQLVEEKYYDQSVTLLVMETGRAATINQTIKGKRRLLVTGSPVFDDSGKLVRVVTNVRDITDLFSLRDQLNKTREKTKQYESEISYLRSLQIEASDIVFRSRAMAQALVTATKVAYVDSTVLITGDSGTGKELIAKLIHKKGKGATQPFIAINCAALPEQLLESELFGYEGGAFTGARREGKPGLFELANNGTLFLDEVGDMPVLLQAKLLRAINDKQIMRLGSTKPINVNVRIIGATHRDIQKMVEMREFRRDLYYRLMVVPIHLPLLRERQEDIPLLAMHFMDKFNRRFGYRKTISPGAVDVLELYPWPGNVRELESMIERLMVTTADNEITVEHLPSHIRRSVYIPKRGSRMSEAVAEVETYLLEKAFNKHGNWQKAALELGIDKATAYRKAAKYGLLKDRGLFGHTGLSQN; encoded by the coding sequence GTGTCCGATCCGCATGTCTGCGATCCTGCGTCGTTCCAGACGATCCTCGATGCCGCACCCATCGGGCTCATGGTCGTGGACGCACTCGGGCTGATCCGTTTCGCCAACGAACCGGTCGAGGCATTCCTCGAAACCCCCAAGGGAGGGCTGGCCGGCAAGAACCTCTCCCTTGTCCTGCCCAGCTCCCTGGCGACACAGGTCCTGGCCACGGGCAAGCCCGTCTACGGGCAGATGCTCGCGCTCGACAACGCGGTGCTCATGGCCAACCACGCGCCGCTCTACGACTCCGGGCAGCTTTCGGGAGTCATCAGCGTCTTCCAGGACACCACCATCCTGGAAAACGCCTCCTGCGAGCTCCACTACGTCAAGGACCACATCAAGGAACTCAGCGCCATCATCAACTCCTCCTACGACGGCATGTTCATCACGGACGGCGCGGGCAACGTGCTGCTGCTCAACGAAGCCTACCAGCGCATGACCGGCATCGAGGCCGAGGAGGTGCTCGGCAAGAACATGCAGCAGTTGGTGGAGGAGAAATACTACGACCAGTCCGTCACGCTGCTGGTCATGGAGACCGGCAGGGCCGCCACCATCAACCAGACCATCAAGGGCAAGCGCAGGCTGCTGGTCACGGGCAGTCCCGTGTTCGACGACTCGGGCAAGCTCGTGCGTGTGGTCACCAACGTGCGCGACATCACCGACCTGTTCAGCCTGCGCGACCAGCTGAACAAGACCAGGGAAAAAACCAAGCAGTACGAATCCGAGATATCCTACCTGCGCTCCCTGCAGATAGAAGCCAGCGACATCGTGTTCCGCAGCAGGGCCATGGCCCAGGCTCTGGTCACGGCGACCAAGGTGGCCTACGTGGACTCCACCGTGCTCATCACCGGTGATTCCGGCACCGGCAAGGAACTGATCGCCAAGCTGATCCACAAGAAAGGCAAAGGGGCCACGCAGCCCTTCATCGCCATCAACTGCGCCGCCCTTCCGGAGCAGCTGCTGGAATCCGAGCTGTTCGGCTACGAGGGCGGGGCCTTCACCGGGGCGCGCAGGGAGGGAAAACCCGGCCTGTTCGAGCTGGCCAACAACGGCACCCTCTTCCTGGACGAGGTGGGGGACATGCCCGTGCTGCTGCAGGCCAAGCTGCTGCGGGCCATCAACGACAAGCAGATCATGCGCCTGGGCAGCACCAAGCCCATCAACGTCAACGTGCGCATCATCGGCGCCACCCACCGCGACATCCAGAAGATGGTCGAGATGCGCGAGTTCCGGCGGGACCTTTACTACCGGCTCATGGTGGTGCCCATCCACCTGCCGCTGTTGCGCGAGCGCCAGGAGGACATCCCCCTGCTGGCGATGCACTTCATGGACAAGTTCAACCGCCGCTTCGGCTACCGCAAGACCATCAGCCCGGGGGCGGTGGACGTGCTCGAACTCTACCCCTGGCCCGGCAACGTGCGCGAACTGGAGAGCATGATAGAGCGGTTGATGGTGACCACGGCCGACAACGAGATCACCGTGGAGCACCTGCCCAGCCATATCCGCCGTTCGGTCTACATTCCGAAGCGCGGCTCCAGGATGAGCGAGGCCGTGGCCGAAGTGGAGACCTACCTGCTGGAGAAGGCCTTCAACAAACACGGCAACTGGCAGAAGGCGGCGCTGGAACTGGGCATCGACAAGGCCACCGCCTACCGCAAGGCGGCCAAATACGGCCTGCTCAAGGATCGCGGCCTGTTCGGCCATACGGGCTTGTCGCAGAATTGA
- a CDS encoding ABC transporter substrate-binding protein: MLTSALAQDKVIKIGALYPMTGRSGIYGMDSVAAAEMAAEEINSKGGVAGYKIQFINTDSKAKPDYSVTVAKRYISDDKVNFLFGVVSSAVGLALTEVSKQEKKIFIGTDHAATELTVQNLQPYYFRVSNNTFQSMAAGALYLKELAQTKPWKTIAYIGPDYAYGHAQIEELKFNLDRFGVKYQMVGEYWPKLFESDYTSYITSIMQAKPDILVSGFWGGDTVAFIKQAAPYGLFEKSLYFHPDAGGNYELLSAMGDSLPLGLVLSARHHNNWPDTAMNKDYVSKFHKKTGRYPTYAAEGAYVGVYAIAEAVKKVGNPNDTDALVKALEGLKFQQPEDPEGFTSYIDPASHQIVQVQAIGVTVPNTAFPPATRMLGQWKVYKADELLPPKEWIEKNKK, translated from the coding sequence ATGCTCACGTCCGCATTGGCACAGGACAAAGTCATCAAGATCGGGGCGCTGTACCCGATGACGGGCAGGTCCGGCATCTACGGCATGGACTCCGTGGCCGCCGCCGAGATGGCCGCCGAGGAGATCAACTCCAAGGGCGGCGTGGCCGGGTACAAGATCCAGTTCATCAACACGGACAGCAAGGCCAAACCCGACTACTCCGTGACCGTGGCCAAGCGCTACATCTCCGACGACAAGGTCAACTTCCTTTTCGGCGTGGTCAGTTCCGCCGTGGGCCTGGCCCTCACCGAGGTCTCCAAGCAGGAGAAGAAGATCTTCATCGGCACCGACCACGCGGCCACCGAGCTGACGGTGCAGAACCTCCAGCCCTACTACTTCCGCGTCTCCAACAACACCTTCCAGTCCATGGCCGCCGGGGCGCTCTACCTCAAGGAGCTGGCCCAGACCAAGCCCTGGAAGACCATCGCCTACATCGGCCCCGACTACGCCTACGGCCACGCCCAGATCGAGGAGCTGAAGTTCAACCTGGACCGCTTCGGCGTGAAGTACCAGATGGTCGGCGAGTACTGGCCCAAACTGTTCGAATCCGACTACACCTCCTACATCACCTCCATCATGCAGGCCAAGCCGGACATCCTGGTCAGCGGCTTCTGGGGCGGCGACACCGTGGCCTTCATCAAGCAGGCCGCGCCCTACGGCCTGTTCGAGAAGAGCCTCTATTTCCACCCCGACGCGGGCGGCAACTACGAGCTGCTGAGCGCCATGGGCGACAGCCTGCCCCTGGGCCTCGTGCTCTCCGCCAGGCACCACAACAACTGGCCCGACACCGCCATGAACAAGGACTACGTGTCCAAGTTCCACAAGAAGACCGGCCGCTACCCCACCTACGCCGCCGAAGGCGCCTACGTGGGCGTGTACGCCATCGCCGAGGCGGTGAAGAAGGTCGGCAACCCCAATGACACCGATGCCCTGGTCAAGGCGCTGGAAGGCCTGAAGTTCCAGCAGCCCGAGGACCCCGAGGGCTTCACCTCCTACATCGACCCCGCCTCGCATCAGATCGTGCAGGTGCAGGCCATCGGCGTGACCGTGCCCAACACCGCCTTCCCGCCCGCCACCCGCATGCTCGGGCAGTGGAAGGTCTACAAGGCAGATGAGCTGCTCCCGCCCAAGGAGTGGATCGAAAAGAACAAGAAGTAA
- a CDS encoding branched-chain amino acid ABC transporter permease: protein MDFSFIVVQLISGLTMATFLFLIASGLTLIFGVGKVFNFAHGSFFMIGAYVGYQFSSVWGQSFWLSLVCGGLFAGLLGMVAEYFFLRRIYGRADEGGFQILLTYSFILILDDLVKLVWGTEYKSLAKPPALSGAINMGGIVVPTYNVAVIAIGLVVVVAAWWLLNNTRGGRIARASALDREMLSVLGVNVPMTMTLVFGIATALSGMTGVLAAPLRSVTPGAGIEVIIDSLIVVVLGGLGNFWGAWLAALLIGEVNSFAIVLVPKWATLFSYLVMALTLIFKPEGLFAPRRVRRV, encoded by the coding sequence ATGGACTTTTCATTCATCGTCGTACAGCTCATCAGCGGCCTGACCATGGCGACGTTTCTCTTCCTCATCGCCAGCGGCCTGACGCTCATCTTCGGCGTGGGCAAGGTCTTCAACTTCGCCCACGGCTCGTTCTTCATGATCGGGGCCTACGTTGGCTACCAGTTCTCGTCTGTCTGGGGCCAGAGCTTCTGGCTCAGCCTGGTCTGCGGGGGCCTCTTCGCGGGGCTGCTGGGCATGGTGGCGGAATACTTCTTCCTTCGCAGGATCTACGGCCGCGCCGACGAGGGCGGGTTCCAGATCCTGCTGACGTATTCCTTCATCCTCATCCTCGACGACCTGGTGAAGCTGGTCTGGGGCACGGAATACAAGTCCCTGGCCAAACCGCCCGCCCTCTCCGGGGCCATCAACATGGGCGGCATCGTGGTGCCCACCTACAACGTGGCGGTCATCGCCATCGGCCTGGTCGTGGTTGTGGCTGCCTGGTGGCTGCTCAACAACACCAGGGGCGGACGCATCGCGCGCGCCTCCGCCCTGGACCGGGAGATGCTCTCCGTGCTGGGCGTGAACGTGCCCATGACCATGACCCTGGTGTTCGGCATAGCCACGGCCCTCTCCGGCATGACCGGCGTGCTGGCCGCGCCCCTGCGCTCCGTGACGCCGGGCGCAGGCATCGAGGTCATCATCGATTCGCTCATCGTGGTGGTGCTGGGCGGCCTGGGCAACTTCTGGGGGGCGTGGCTGGCCGCGCTGCTCATCGGTGAGGTCAACTCCTTCGCCATCGTCCTGGTGCCCAAGTGGGCCACGCTGTTCAGCTATCTGGTCATGGCGCTGACGCTGATCTTCAAGCCGGAAGGCCTGTTCGCGCCGCGCAGGGTCAGGAGGGTCTAG
- a CDS encoding branched-chain amino acid ABC transporter permease encodes MPSKPQTANTWYLLIFLVVFSLVPVLKTTNYQMLLAAHVLVWGLFAVSFNMLFGVTGMLSFGQALYYGMGAYGAGLSVKYLGQAWFFPGMAIGIVLAAVTAWLLGHLIIRVSGVFFTMLTLAFGQLGWQVVFKWYSFTGGDDGVQNIIPPGIFSNKVVYYYLVLALVGASIWFLGRLSASPMGLILRCVRQNPERVRFLGRRVRRNQQRIYMISSLFTALAGGLMSGVDYSIHTDMFYWTTSGHVILMSILGGIGQFFGPLVGAAVIVTIEDVVGAFTEYWSLIIGTVMLVMVLGLPRGLMGEISQLWTRLPGRQPTLTTREEGN; translated from the coding sequence ATGCCAAGCAAGCCGCAAACCGCCAACACCTGGTACCTGCTGATCTTCCTTGTGGTGTTCAGCTTGGTCCCGGTGCTCAAGACCACCAACTACCAGATGCTCCTTGCCGCGCACGTGCTCGTGTGGGGCCTGTTCGCGGTGTCCTTCAACATGCTCTTCGGGGTGACGGGCATGCTCTCCTTCGGGCAGGCCCTCTACTACGGCATGGGAGCCTACGGCGCGGGACTGAGCGTGAAGTACCTCGGCCAGGCCTGGTTCTTCCCGGGCATGGCCATCGGCATCGTCCTGGCCGCCGTGACCGCCTGGCTGCTCGGACACCTGATCATCAGGGTCAGCGGCGTGTTCTTCACCATGCTGACCCTGGCCTTCGGCCAACTGGGCTGGCAGGTGGTGTTCAAGTGGTACTCCTTCACCGGGGGCGACGACGGCGTACAGAACATCATCCCGCCCGGCATATTCTCCAACAAGGTGGTCTACTACTACCTGGTGCTGGCCCTGGTGGGCGCTTCCATCTGGTTCCTGGGCAGGCTCTCGGCCTCGCCCATGGGGCTCATCCTGCGCTGCGTGCGCCAGAACCCGGAGCGCGTGCGCTTCCTGGGCAGGCGCGTGCGCCGCAACCAGCAGCGCATCTACATGATCTCCTCCCTGTTCACGGCCCTGGCCGGCGGGCTCATGAGCGGCGTGGACTACTCCATCCACACGGACATGTTCTACTGGACCACCTCCGGCCACGTGATCCTCATGTCCATCCTGGGCGGCATCGGCCAGTTCTTCGGCCCCCTGGTGGGCGCGGCGGTCATCGTGACCATCGAGGACGTGGTGGGCGCCTTCACGGAGTACTGGTCGCTGATCATCGGCACGGTCATGCTGGTCATGGTGCTCGGGCTACCGCGCGGCCTGATGGGCGAGATCAGCCAGCTCTGGACGCGCCTGCCCGGCAGGCAGCCCACCCTGACAACCCGGGAGGAGGGCAACTGA
- a CDS encoding ABC transporter ATP-binding protein — protein MEATAPILELVGLSKAFGGLKVTDDVSFKVMPGEISVVIGPNGAGKTTLFNQITGHLRPDSGRILFQGRDLVGRTTQQIVALGVGRAFQVASLFLGETVLDNIRVACLSKLDQTRRPLRPVSEFKRATKRAMEILDSLGLARYAARQAHELAHGDQKLLDIGIALALEPVLLLLDEPTSGMSPEERQLTRELVRKLWKDFNLTLIFIEHDMDTVFGLAQNVRVLQSGRLLAEGPPEDIRKNQDVITAYLGEEVA, from the coding sequence ATGGAAGCCACAGCCCCGATCCTCGAACTGGTGGGCCTCTCAAAGGCCTTCGGCGGCCTCAAGGTCACCGACGACGTGAGCTTCAAGGTCATGCCGGGCGAGATATCCGTGGTCATCGGCCCCAACGGCGCAGGCAAGACCACCCTGTTCAACCAGATCACCGGGCATCTCCGCCCGGACAGCGGCCGCATCCTCTTCCAGGGGCGGGACTTGGTGGGCAGGACCACCCAGCAGATCGTGGCCCTAGGGGTCGGCCGGGCCTTCCAGGTGGCCTCGCTGTTCCTGGGCGAGACCGTGCTGGACAACATCCGCGTGGCCTGCCTCTCCAAGCTGGACCAGACGCGCAGGCCCCTGCGCCCCGTCTCTGAGTTCAAGCGCGCCACCAAGCGGGCCATGGAGATCCTCGACAGCCTGGGCCTGGCCCGTTACGCCGCCCGGCAGGCTCACGAACTGGCCCACGGCGACCAGAAGCTCCTGGACATCGGCATCGCCCTGGCCCTGGAGCCGGTGCTGCTGCTGCTCGACGAGCCCACCTCCGGCATGTCCCCCGAGGAGCGCCAGCTCACCCGCGAGCTGGTGCGCAAGCTCTGGAAGGACTTCAACCTCACCCTGATCTTCATCGAGCACGACATGGACACGGTCTTCGGCCTGGCCCAGAACGTGCGCGTCCTCCAGAGCGGGAGGCTGCTCGCCGAAGGCCCGCCCGAGGACATCCGCAAAAACCAGGACGTCATCACCGCCTACCTGGGCGAGGAGGTCGCATGA
- a CDS encoding ABC transporter ATP-binding protein: protein MNPILSAGGLNTFYGRSHILFDMGLEVRKGETVCLVGRNGAGKTTTFRSLMNLSPPKSGRVQFMGRECAGLPPYKMARLGLGFVPEDRRILGPFSVRENLEMGVISGRTGRWNLETVLECFPTLRRMLDRMGGSLSGGEQQMLTIGRALMGNPEVLILDEPTEGLSPVIVGELKELVLRLKREGTTILLSEQNIRFALAVSDSVAVMDKGRAVYTGSVDSFRNDGEIQSRYLAV from the coding sequence ATGAACCCCATTCTCTCGGCCGGCGGGCTCAACACCTTCTACGGGCGCAGCCACATCCTCTTCGACATGGGCCTCGAGGTCCGCAAGGGGGAGACCGTCTGCCTCGTGGGCCGCAACGGCGCGGGCAAGACCACCACGTTCCGCTCGCTCATGAACCTCTCCCCGCCGAAGTCGGGGCGGGTGCAGTTCATGGGGCGCGAGTGCGCGGGCCTGCCCCCCTACAAGATGGCCAGGCTGGGCCTGGGCTTCGTCCCGGAGGACAGGCGCATCCTCGGGCCCTTCAGCGTGCGCGAGAACCTGGAGATGGGCGTCATCTCCGGTCGCACCGGGCGCTGGAACCTGGAGACCGTTCTGGAGTGCTTCCCCACCCTGCGCCGGATGCTCGACCGCATGGGCGGCTCGCTCTCCGGCGGCGAGCAGCAGATGCTCACCATCGGACGCGCCCTCATGGGCAACCCCGAGGTGCTCATCCTGGACGAGCCCACCGAGGGCCTCTCCCCGGTGATCGTGGGCGAGCTCAAGGAGCTTGTGCTGCGGCTCAAGCGCGAAGGCACGACCATCCTGCTTTCGGAGCAGAACATCCGCTTCGCCCTGGCCGTCTCCGACAGCGTGGCCGTCATGGACAAGGGCCGGGCCGTCTACACGGGCTCGGTGGATTCGTTCAGGAACGACGGCGAGATACAAAGCCGCTACCTCGCGGTCTGA
- a CDS encoding iron-containing alcohol dehydrogenase yields MGTVTTFQTTRRIVMGAGSIAKLGEEVRRLGGKRVMVVTDPGLAGTGLVDKVENLLKQERIAFARFSDVEADPSYETAVRASEKVKEFKANVILGLGGGSAQDVAKVASILATNPGDVSSMFGIDLVPKPGLKLILIPTTAGTGSEVTPIAILSDHHEKLKKGIVSPHLFPSVALLDPELTLGLPPHITVATGMDALIHAVEAYTSKNATPMTDMLALQAITLVHGSIRTAFANGGDIEARAKMMEGSMLAGMAFANAGVTAVHAFAYPIGAEYHIPHGVANSIMLVPVMEFNLLGNIPKFAHLAEVLGENVSGLSAREAALKAVECLRQLSKDLQVPAKLSSFGVKDADIPGLAKGVMKVTRLLANNPRLLRVEDAESIYRCVL; encoded by the coding sequence ATGGGAACCGTTACGACGTTTCAGACCACGCGGCGCATCGTCATGGGCGCCGGATCGATAGCCAAGCTGGGTGAGGAAGTCCGCAGGCTGGGCGGCAAGCGGGTGATGGTGGTGACGGACCCGGGCCTGGCCGGGACCGGCCTGGTGGACAAGGTGGAGAACCTGCTGAAGCAGGAGCGGATCGCCTTCGCGCGCTTCTCCGACGTGGAGGCCGACCCCTCCTACGAGACGGCGGTGCGGGCCAGCGAAAAGGTCAAGGAGTTCAAGGCCAACGTCATCCTGGGCCTGGGCGGCGGCTCCGCGCAGGACGTGGCCAAGGTCGCCTCCATCCTGGCCACCAACCCCGGGGACGTCTCCTCCATGTTCGGCATCGACCTCGTCCCCAAGCCCGGGCTCAAGCTCATCCTGATCCCGACCACGGCGGGCACGGGCAGCGAGGTCACGCCCATAGCCATCCTCTCCGACCACCACGAGAAGCTCAAGAAGGGCATCGTGAGCCCGCACCTGTTCCCCAGCGTGGCCCTGCTCGACCCGGAGCTGACCCTGGGCCTGCCGCCGCACATCACCGTGGCCACGGGCATGGACGCCCTGATCCACGCCGTGGAGGCCTACACTTCCAAGAACGCCACACCCATGACCGACATGCTGGCGCTGCAGGCCATCACACTGGTCCACGGCAGCATCAGGACCGCCTTCGCAAACGGCGGCGACATCGAGGCCCGCGCCAAGATGATGGAGGGCAGCATGCTGGCGGGCATGGCCTTCGCCAACGCGGGGGTCACGGCGGTGCACGCCTTCGCCTACCCCATCGGGGCCGAGTACCACATCCCCCACGGCGTGGCCAACAGCATCATGCTCGTGCCCGTCATGGAGTTCAACCTGCTGGGCAACATCCCCAAGTTCGCGCACCTGGCCGAGGTGCTGGGCGAGAACGTGTCGGGCCTTTCCGCCAGGGAGGCCGCGCTCAAGGCGGTGGAGTGCCTGCGCCAGCTCTCAAAGGATTTGCAGGTGCCCGCCAAACTCTCCTCCTTCGGGGTCAAGGACGCGGACATCCCCGGCCTGGCCAAGGGCGTGATGAAGGTCACCCGCCTGCTGGCCAACAACCCGCGCCTGCTGCGCGTGGAGGACGCCGAAAGCATCTACCGCTGCGTACTCTGA